The following coding sequences lie in one Zingiber officinale cultivar Zhangliang chromosome 2B, Zo_v1.1, whole genome shotgun sequence genomic window:
- the LOC122045156 gene encoding pentatricopeptide repeat-containing protein At4g21300: MRFLSAGLKSSSLISAFRSDFSSRLYRSLSSCAVEVVESDYASESDVCSCSPARTVEELTGRLFSILVTCRDPSHLPKGRQVHAQAVVNGVSDFTMGARLLGMYVLCQSLLDAKDLFFSLDKRSSLPWNWMIRGFTMTGCFELALLFYFKMWFVGAYPDRHTFPYVIKSVASLSAVESGRLIHSTICSMGLETNIFIGSSLIKMYTENNEIGTAREVFDRIPEKDCILWNVMIDGYMRIHDSAHAILLFDSMRLAGTKLNFVTFACILSICASKGMLKHGTQLHGLAVKFGVELEPSVANTLLALYSRCRCLIDVQKLFALIPQIDLITWNGMISGYVQSGLVDEALELFCEMQAAGMKPDCITLASLLPSFSGTAGMKQGKEIHAHIIRNNVPMDAFLKSALIDVYFKCKNSVMATKVFGATGTMDVVIGSAMISGYVLNGMSGDALNMFRKLLKTQIKPNPITIASVLPACSCLAVLTLGKEIHGYILKNAYEGQIYVASALIDMYTKCGRVDLGYQVFTKMSIRDVVAWNSMIASFAQNGQPEEAITLFRQMGIDGMRYDSVSISSALSASASVPALRHGKEIHGHMMRSNIRSDLFAESALIDMYAKCGDLKAACQVFDSMTHKSEVSWNSIIAAYGAHGLFEDAMCLFHHMQEAGFLPDHITFLALISACGHAGRVEEGIQLFHSMQEQYGIIPRMEHYACMVHLYGGAGQLNKALELIKSMPFKPDAGIWGTVLGACRVNGNVELAEIASEQLSELDPENSGYYVLMSNIHAVAGRWEGVSKARSLMKERRVQKVPGYSWIEISNVSHTFVAHDKCHPDCELIYSTLKNLLLVLREEGYVPRPDINFHQTWIPQTGKGKCGVDLT; encoded by the exons ATGAGATTTTTGAGCGCAGGATTGAAATCGTCTTCCTTGATCTCTGCGTTCCGCTCCGATTTCTCTTCCAGGCTCTACAGATCTCTGTCGAGCTGCGCCGTCGAGGTCGTTGAATCCGACTACGCGTCTGAAAGCGACGTCTGCTCTTGTTCACCAGCGCGGACAGTCGAAGAACTCACGGGCCGCCTCTTCTCCATCCTCGTCACGTGCCGGGATCCTTCGCACCTCCCCAAAGGCCGCCAGGTTCACGCCCAAGCCGTGGTCAATGGCGTCAGCGATTTCACTATGGGCGCTAGGCTTTTGGGTATGTATGTTCTCTGCCAAAGCCTCTTGGACGCCAAGGATTTGTTCTTTTCGCTCGACAAACGCTCGTCCTTACCGTGGAATTGGATGATCAGAGGGTTTACCATGACGGGCTGCTTTGAATTAGCTCTGCTGTTCTATTTCAAGATGTGGTTCGTCGGTGCCTATCCTGATAGGCATACgttcccttatgtgatcaagtCCGTTGCTTCTTTATCAGCTGTAGAGTCAGGTCGGTTGATTCATAGTACTATATGTTCAATGGGTCTCGAAACAAATATATTCATTGGTAGTTCCTTGATCAAGATGTACACGGAGAACAATGAGATTGGGACTGCAAGGGAGGTGTTTGATAGAATTCCCGAAAAGGACTGCATTTTGTGGAATGTCATGATTGATGGCTACATGAGAATCCATGATTCTGCGCATGCTATTTTGTTGTTTGATAGCATGAGGCTTGCAGGCACCAAGCTAAATTTTGTGACTTTCGCTTGCATCTTGTCTATCTGTGCCTCAAAAGGGATGCTGAAGCATGGAACTCAGCTTCATGGGCTTGCAGTTAAGTTTGGTGTGGAGTTGGAACCTTCAGTGGCAAACACATTGCTGGCATTGTACTCTAGATGCCGCTGCTTGATTGATGTGCAAAAATTGTTTGCTTTGATACCACAGATTGATTTGATCACTTGGAATGGGATGATCTCTGGGTATGTCCAGAGTGGGCTTGTTGATGAGGCTTTGGAACTGTTCTGTGAGATGCAAGCTGCAGGGATGAAACCAGATTGTATTACATTGGCAAGTTTGCTTCCCAGCTTTTCTGGTACTGCAGGAATGAAGCAGGGCAAAGAAATTCATGCACACATAATTAGGAACAATGTCCCAATGGATGCCTTCTTAAAAAGTGCACTGATTGATGTATACTTTAAATGCAAGAATTCAGTGATGGCAACGAAAGTTTTTGGTGCTACAGGAACAATGGATGTAGTAATTGGCAGTGCAATGATATCTGGTTATGTGCTTAACGGGATGAGTGGCGATGCTTTGAATATGTTTCGCAAATTACTAAAAACACAAATTAAGCCTAATCCAATCACCATAGCTAGCGTTTTACCAGCTTGCTCTTGCTTGGCTGTTTTAACTTTGGGGAAGGAGATACATGGCTACATTCTGAAGAATGCATATGAAGGTCAGATTTATGTAGCTAGCGCATTGATTGACATGTATACCAAATGTGGCAGGGTTGATCTTGGTTATCAAGTTTTCACCAAAATGTCAATTAGGGATGTTGTTGCATGGAACTCAATGATTGCAAGTTTTGCTCAAAATGGGCAACCAGAGGAAGCCATAACTCTTTTCCGTCAAATGGGAATAGATGGAATGAGATATGATTCTGTGTCCATATCTTCAGCCTTATCAGCATCTGCGAGTGTACCTGCATTACGCCATGGTAAAGAGATTCATGGTCATATGATGAGAAGCAATATTAGGTCAGACCTATTTGCTGAAAGTGCCTTGATAGATATGTATGCCAAGTGTGGGGATCTAAAAGCGGCTTGTCAAGTGTTTGATTCCATGACACATAAGAGCGAAGTATCATGGAATAGTATAATTGCTGCTTATGGGGCACATGGTCTTTTTGAAGATGCTATGTGTTTGTTTCATCATATGCAGGAAGCAGGATTTCTACCAGATCATATAACATTCCTTGCTTTGATATCCGCATGTGGCCATGCTGGTCGAGTTGAAGAAGGGATTCAGCTATTTCATTCTATGCAAGAGCAATATGGAATCATACCTCGCATGGAGCACTATGCTTGTATGGTCCATCTTTATGGGGGTGCTGGGCAGCTAAATAAAGCTCTAGAACTGATTAAGAGTATGCCATTTAAACCAGATGCTGGGATATGGGGCACAGTTCTTGGAGCTTGTAGGGTTAATGGGAATGTTGAACTAGCTGAGATTGCTTCAGAGCAACTCTCTGAGTTGGATCCTGAGAATTCTGGTTATTATGTGCTCATGTCAAACATACATGCTGTGGCTGGCAGGTGGGAGGGAGTAAGTAAAGCTCGAAGCTTGATGAAGGAAAGAAGGGTACAAAAAGTGCCAGGTTACAGCTGGATAGAAATAAGCAATGTCAGTCACACGTTTGTTGCCCATGACAAATGCCATCCAGATTGTGAACTCATCTACTCTACATTGAAGAATCTCCTTCTAGTGCTTAGGGAAGAGGGTTATGTTCCTAGACCAGACATAAATTTCCACCAAACATGGATACCTCAAACAG GTAAAGGAAAATGTGGAGTTGATCTCACTTAG